CGAGCCGAGCTCGTGGGCGCTCGCCTCGTGAGCGCTGCCAGCAACAAAGCTGGTACCGCTTGCCAGGGAGCGTTGCCGCCGGAAAAAGAAACGCCACAACGTTGGGACTTGGTTCTCATGGTGCCGAGGTGTCGGCTGTCAGCTCGGCGGGAAGGTCGGCACCAGTGAGTGTCTCCAGGAACGCCTTCAAGTCGGCCTTTTCGCCTGATTCGAGATTCAGCGGCACGATCACCGCATCTTTGACGCCCGCGAAGCCGGTGTCGTCGCCCCCGCGGTCGTAGAAATCAATGACGTCCTCGAGCGTGGCGAGCTGGCCCGCGTGCATGTATGGGGCGGTCAGTGCGATCTGGCGAAGGCCCTTGGTGCGGAATCTGCCCCGCTCCACCGCGAGCGGATCGGCGGCTAGACCGGCCAACTTCGTGTCCCCAAAGGTAGCGTCATCACTGAAGTCGCCCCTCGTGTTGAAGATATCACCCAGCAGGCCCTTCAGGTCTCCGAATCTTCCGAGGTCTTCCGCGGGCACGTTCATGCCACTTTGGGCGATCCCCAGGTTGTGGAACGTGTCGTCCGAGAAGTGCGCGTTGTCGTGGCATCGATTGCAGTTGGCTTTGCCGACGAAGAGCTTGAGTCCGCGCTTGGCTGCCGAGCTGATAGCCGCGTCGTTGCCGGCAACAAACCTGTCAAAGGGAGCATCCCGCGCCACGAGCAAACGCATGTATGCGGACAGAGCCTTGCCCACATTGGCAACGACCCGGTTGACGTGGGCCTGATCCGCGGCGCTCATCCTCTCCCATGGGCCGTCGGGATCGGTGGCGACCTTCTTGGGTTTGCCCATCGCTGGAAAACGCGTGGAGCCGGAGCCAAGCGCGGGGTCCAGAGGGGTGCCGGTAAAGACACTGTTGTAGTCGTCCCTGTACTTATCAAACACCACGTGGGCTACGCGCAGGCGCGTAGAATTGAAGATCACACCCGCTTCGAATACTGCGCGGGGCAACGACCATTGCGCATCGAATCGCCCAGCCCAGTTGGTCCATTTGTAGAACGCGGAGTTGACCACCGGCGGAGAGTTGCGCCGGTGGTAGCCCGTGCCCAAGGAGACATTGTTGGGAAGGCTACGCTGGTCGTCGAATGCCGGTCCATCGTGGCAACTTCGGCATGCGATCTTGCCTTCTTCGCCTTCCGCTCCAAGACTGCTGGCGACCTTGATGGGACCGGCCCAGGACTTCTCGAAGAAGAAGCGTTGCCCCAACCTTGCCGCCGCTGCAGCGTCTGCGTGCTTGTTGCTCGGGTCTACCGGCACGGCGGGCAGCGGCGAGAGCCTCGAGTACGCTGTTATCTCCTCCGGAGTGAATACGGGGTCCCCGCACACGGCGTCGCCGGCTTCAGAGCCCCCGCAACCCGCAAAGCTGAGCGCTGCCGGCAACAGGACTAGTACCGCTTGCCAGGGATTATGCTGGATTCCCGCCGGCTCTGACGGCCGCCGGCGGTGTTGCACCTCCTCGAATATGCGCTGCACCGCATCGAAATCAACCGCAGTCTTCGTCGGTGCGCCTTGCCAGCGACCGACAGCCCTCGACGCCAATCGATCACAACCCCTGGCAAGCGGTACTAGTAGCAATTCCTTTGGTAATTCCTTGTCGAGCATTCTTTGCCGCCCTTCCAGACGCCAGGTATCTGAAACACGCCATCCCGAGTGCGAGCATTCGCCGCTCGAGCGTTTGTTGTCGTCTGTTTCGGTTACGCGTGCCGGGACCAGAAGTTCCGCCGAGATACGAGCGAAGCACCTGCTTCCAGAGTCGGCGAGCGTGGCCACAAGGCGGCGGACCGAAGTCGAGATCAGCCGAGTGGGAGCGAATCAGCGGCGATGCCAACTCAAGGGCGCCGGGACCTCAGGTCAAGGAACCGTGCGCCCAGGAGCAACCCGAAAGCCCCCAAGAGGAGCATTGGGAGGATGTGGCCGTACGCAACGTGCCGCGGATGCCCTACGGGGCACCACAGGTCGACCAGCATTGCAGCCGCTGCGCCGGCCGCGACTCCTAGCGCAGCGCCCAGTATTCTCGGGTGAACGGGGTCCGAACCGCGCTTGGCATAGACCCACGCTACCAGAGCAATCGTGCCCATGGTGAAGGAGATCGCGAGGCACTTATTGCCGAACCTGTCAGGCCAGTCGGCGAGTCCCGAGTCAAACAACGAGGTGTAGAGGGTCTTCCACACGAAAACGGCCGCTGGCGTCGCCAAGGCCACGCACAGCAGTAGCCCCGCCGGGCGCCCCAAGCTCGACCGCCCGCGAGCAGCTGCAAGCCATGCCGCGGGCGCTGCGAGCGCTGCGGTACCTAGCGCGGTCCCGACCAGAAGAGACAGAGGCCGGGGCGCTCCCCACTCGCGAATACCTCCGACGAGGAGGAACTCCGCAACCATCAGGCCGACCGCCATCAGGGCGAGACACCAGTTCGTGCGCCGGACGTCCCGGCGCACGCTCGATGGCTCCGCAGCCACTTTGCGCAGCACAGCCTCACGCAGGTCTTGGCTTGGCACTTCCATACAAGTCTTCCCTTCAATCCCTCCCAGCTCGTCCGCGGAGCGCTACCCGAATCGCAGCGTACGCCCTATGGGTGAGCGCCTTGACCGACGGGACCGTGGTTCCCATGACCTCGGCGGTCTGGGCTAGGGACAGGCCGTCCAGCTTCACGAATTCAAAGGCAAGGCGTTGCGCGCGGGGCAGGTCCGCCAGGATACCGTCGAGGGCGGCGCTCGATTGTTTCAATTCCATGAGGGTGTCTGCCAGCTCCTGCACCTCGAGGACGGGTTCCAACTCCTCGCGCAAGAGGCGACGCCGGCCAGAGCATCGCAGATGGTCCATCCACAGCCGAAGCGCGATCGCTATGGCCCACGTGCTGGCGGAGGCGCCGCGCCTGAATTGGCCGCGCGCACGGTGCATACGGATGAACGTTTCCTGCACGAGGTCTTCCGCAACCGATGTATCCGTCAGCCTGCGCCTCAACACGCCGTACAGGACCGGAGACAGCTGGTCATAGACGATCTCGAAGGCTGCGTCGTCCCCGTCGGCATACCGGTCCATGGCCGCGCTGGCAGCATCGGGGGCGATGGTAGAGGGTCGCAGCATCTTCGTCTATTGTTCCGGAGCGGCTGACTGACTATCGGTGAATACGTTCATCATGACGAGGAGTTCCGGTCAGATTCCCGCACCCGAGGTCCGCCTCCGATCCGAGCAGCACCCGACGGGACCTTCGCAGTCGCACGCAGCGCTGCAAGTCCAGCGTTTGGGTTCGTGTCGTCCAGCGGTGTTGCGCCGCCTTCGAATACAGAGAGTATTCGCGCGAGAGCGCGCCTTGCTGGCCGGGCGCCTCGAAGCCGGCCTGGCAATGCTATTTTGATCCGACGCCTTGGCTCATATTTCGGCGAGCAGGACCATTTCCTCGGCAATGCGGTCCACCGACGGCACTACCGCATCCATCAGCTCCACGTTGTACGGAATGGGCACATCCGGCGCAGCCACCCGCTGCACGGGAGCGTCGAGATCGAAGAACGCCTCCTTGGCGAGCACGGCAGCCACCTCGGCGCCGAAACCGGCGGTCAGCATATCTTCGTGCACGATCAA
The Pseudomonadota bacterium genome window above contains:
- a CDS encoding NrsF family protein; amino-acid sequence: MEVPSQDLREAVLRKVAAEPSSVRRDVRRTNWCLALMAVGLMVAEFLLVGGIREWGAPRPLSLLVGTALGTAALAAPAAWLAAARGRSSLGRPAGLLLCVALATPAAVFVWKTLYTSLFDSGLADWPDRFGNKCLAISFTMGTIALVAWVYAKRGSDPVHPRILGAALGVAAGAAAAMLVDLWCPVGHPRHVAYGHILPMLLLGAFGLLLGARFLDLRSRRP
- a CDS encoding RNA polymerase sigma factor, encoding MLRPSTIAPDAASAAMDRYADGDDAAFEIVYDQLSPVLYGVLRRRLTDTSVAEDLVQETFIRMHRARGQFRRGASASTWAIAIALRLWMDHLRCSGRRRLLREELEPVLEVQELADTLMELKQSSAALDGILADLPRAQRLAFEFVKLDGLSLAQTAEVMGTTVPSVKALTHRAYAAIRVALRGRAGRD